The Paenibacillus sp. FSL R7-0204 genome includes a region encoding these proteins:
- a CDS encoding PucR family transcriptional regulator: protein MHLTVEEALSIYPLSEAKLIAGSKGKHRIVKSINVMDAPDISDWIKEGEMLLTTAYLIKDSPEDASALLQMLNRRGSAGLGIKLGRFWEAVPPPLIAEAEQLNFPLIELPFQFTFSDQMNGLFRAELSRSVGTLQSMMEKQRLLMRLALRSGRSRPLLDTVSEIIGYPLAVISSRGTVVFNNSGYTESELLEGWPWQPRNQRFRLSTGTGYRIPLLQAGKCLGYLHYCDIDPLLLPVEESLFVQGAELISYHMHTGLEDYFEQAGHREFSGLLRRFLKDGLKYAELAQAALRLEITLLEAPFQLLLTDVAAAGEARQGELLRLKEEYSEHPVLDGLQAVHFLVEEGLVSLYPAGPHQPEEFRALIQECFDNLKFDKGYYPQAAVSSVKQKPEGLKEAFAEIKECMGMARQWGAHGNVVHYRQLELDLLLGKIPAETMERYYSGSLRGLLSREPEYVKEMLHTLEVYLENDGHVNETAKKLFIHRNTATYRIEKLSELLDVDFKKINDLMKLKLVFLFRRMLERE from the coding sequence ATGCATCTTACAGTGGAAGAAGCGTTGTCCATTTATCCTTTATCCGAAGCGAAGCTGATAGCCGGGTCCAAGGGGAAGCATAGGATTGTGAAATCAATCAATGTCATGGATGCTCCCGATATCTCGGACTGGATCAAGGAAGGAGAAATGCTGCTGACCACAGCCTATCTGATCAAGGACAGCCCGGAGGATGCCTCGGCATTGCTGCAGATGCTGAACCGGCGCGGGTCAGCGGGGCTGGGCATTAAGCTGGGCCGGTTCTGGGAGGCTGTGCCGCCGCCCTTGATTGCGGAGGCGGAGCAGCTGAATTTCCCGCTGATCGAGCTGCCGTTCCAGTTCACCTTCTCCGACCAGATGAACGGCTTGTTCCGCGCGGAGCTGTCGCGCAGCGTGGGCACCCTGCAGAGCATGATGGAGAAGCAGCGGCTGCTGATGCGTCTTGCCTTGCGTTCCGGGCGCAGCCGTCCGCTGCTGGACACCGTCTCTGAGATCATCGGTTATCCGCTGGCTGTAATCAGTAGCCGCGGAACGGTAGTATTCAATAACTCGGGGTACACCGAAAGTGAGCTGCTGGAAGGCTGGCCCTGGCAGCCCCGCAATCAGCGCTTCCGGCTCAGCACGGGCACAGGCTACCGGATTCCGCTGCTGCAAGCGGGAAAATGCCTAGGTTACCTACATTATTGCGATATTGATCCTTTGCTGCTGCCCGTGGAGGAAAGTCTGTTCGTCCAGGGGGCAGAACTGATTTCTTATCATATGCATACCGGACTGGAGGATTATTTCGAGCAGGCCGGACACCGGGAATTCAGCGGGCTGCTGCGGCGGTTCCTGAAGGACGGGCTGAAATACGCTGAGCTGGCACAGGCAGCGCTCCGGCTGGAGATTACGCTGCTTGAGGCCCCGTTTCAGCTGCTGCTTACCGATGTGGCTGCTGCGGGAGAAGCCCGGCAGGGAGAGCTGCTGCGGTTGAAGGAGGAGTATTCGGAGCATCCGGTGCTGGATGGCCTGCAGGCGGTCCACTTCCTGGTGGAAGAGGGACTGGTGTCGCTGTATCCGGCCGGGCCTCACCAGCCGGAGGAGTTCCGGGCGTTGATTCAGGAATGCTTCGACAACCTGAAGTTCGATAAAGGGTACTATCCGCAGGCCGCTGTCAGCAGTGTGAAGCAGAAGCCGGAGGGGCTGAAGGAAGCTTTTGCCGAGATTAAGGAATGTATGGGCATGGCCCGGCAATGGGGCGCACACGGAAATGTGGTGCATTACCGCCAGCTGGAGCTTGATCTGCTGCTGGGCAAGATTCCGGCAGAGACCATGGAGCGTTACTACAGCGGCAGCCTGCGGGGACTGCTTAGCCGGGAGCCTGAATATGTTAAGGAGATGCTCCACACGCTGGAGGTCTATCTGGAGAATGACGGCCATGTGAACGAGACGGCCAAGAAGCTGTTCATTCACCGCAATACGGCCACTTACCGGATTGAGAAGCTCAGCGAGCTGCTGGATGTCGATTTCAAAAAAATCAATGATCTCATGAAGCTGAAGCTGGTCTTCCTGTTCCGCAGAATGCTGGAGCGAGAATAA
- a CDS encoding NTP transferase domain-containing protein — MKVAGIFLAAGRSNGAGASEGSLNRAGAGSAGAAMLSELETCGLAPLVVVVRADDPLGWLPPAGKAENMRRIETCLTAHLGLSFSLRCGLNAVASLQPDAVVIAAADQPFVAAARIRRFIQSYEQHPELDYVTSAQEGLMMPPTLFSSTLFRELQELDDEEGIAAIMQTKEYNGLILPQEPVQTFAEAGLPENFGEYRREWSVRSGNRQ; from the coding sequence ATGAAGGTGGCCGGAATCTTTTTGGCGGCAGGCCGCAGTAATGGAGCAGGGGCCTCTGAAGGTTCTCTGAACAGGGCGGGCGCGGGTTCAGCCGGTGCGGCGATGCTCAGTGAGCTGGAGACCTGCGGGCTTGCGCCGCTGGTTGTGGTGGTTCGCGCGGATGATCCTTTGGGCTGGCTGCCGCCGGCCGGGAAGGCGGAGAATATGCGGCGGATTGAGACTTGTCTGACGGCCCACTTGGGCCTGTCCTTCTCACTGCGCTGCGGCTTGAATGCTGTAGCTTCGCTTCAGCCGGATGCGGTGGTCATTGCGGCGGCGGATCAGCCGTTTGTGGCAGCGGCTCGGATCCGCCGGTTCATCCAGTCGTATGAGCAGCACCCGGAGCTTGATTATGTCACGAGTGCACAGGAGGGGCTGATGATGCCGCCTACCCTGTTCTCAAGCACGCTGTTCCGCGAACTTCAAGAGCTGGACGATGAAGAGGGCATTGCTGCCATTATGCAGACCAAGGAGTATAATGGGCTCATCCTGCCGCAAGAGCCTGTTCAGACATTCGCAGAGGCCGGGCTGCCGGAGAACTTCGGAGAGTACCGCAGAGAATGGAGCGTGCGGAGCGGGAATAGACAGTGA
- a CDS encoding amidase family protein, which produces MVLDNRHGAFRVPELEIPGSGHGVLYGLTFTVKDVFAVAGHRASAGNPDWLRSHEPADSHAAAVRRLLEAGATLRGAAHTDELMYSLGGENYHYGTPVNPHGENRIPGGSSSGSAVSVASGSVDFALGTDTGGSIRVPSAYCGVFGYRPSHGAVSLEGVIPLAPAFDTVGWIAGSTELLLKTGRVLLGSVDSGGEAQGGESGKKESDLLGHADSNEDACSGENRKKAGDQLRSANSGVVAQSMENSMEQSGGEAVDKSAGDLQISRMFFPPEGWALVEQDCADYLRRGLDKLQTGASLQAAEAVVAPEGLKTWMDAFRELQGAQIWATHGEWIGREQPVFGPDIAARFAWAAELAGADHSPAAMLRSRITQRLRALLGKDGCLVLPTVPGPAPLRGAGPGQLERSRSSAMMLSCLSGLAGLPQVTLPVPGPGGLPLGLSVIGGHGQDLRLLSWIQEVWK; this is translated from the coding sequence ATGGTTCTTGATAATCGGCACGGTGCATTCCGGGTCCCGGAGCTGGAGATTCCCGGCAGCGGGCATGGGGTATTGTACGGTCTGACCTTCACGGTAAAAGATGTCTTCGCAGTGGCCGGGCACCGCGCTTCCGCCGGTAACCCGGACTGGCTGCGCAGCCACGAACCGGCGGACTCCCATGCAGCTGCTGTACGCAGGCTGCTGGAAGCGGGAGCTACGCTGCGGGGGGCTGCCCATACGGATGAGCTGATGTACAGCCTTGGCGGAGAGAACTATCATTACGGTACGCCAGTGAATCCGCACGGGGAGAACCGGATTCCCGGCGGCTCGTCCAGCGGGTCGGCGGTATCGGTGGCCTCGGGGAGTGTGGATTTTGCCCTCGGGACGGATACAGGCGGCTCTATCCGGGTTCCATCGGCTTATTGCGGTGTGTTCGGTTATCGTCCATCGCACGGGGCGGTGTCCCTGGAGGGAGTTATTCCGCTGGCCCCGGCTTTTGACACGGTGGGATGGATCGCGGGAAGCACGGAGCTGCTGCTGAAGACGGGGCGAGTTCTGCTCGGTTCTGTGGACAGCGGCGGAGAGGCCCAGGGCGGGGAGAGTGGGAAAAAGGAGAGTGATCTGCTCGGGCATGCGGACAGCAACGAAGATGCCTGTAGCGGGGAGAACAGGAAGAAGGCAGGCGATCAGCTCAGGTCTGCGAACAGCGGCGTAGTTGCCCAGAGCATGGAAAATAGCATGGAGCAGAGCGGCGGGGAGGCGGTTGACAAGTCAGCCGGTGACCTTCAAATATCCCGGATGTTCTTCCCTCCGGAAGGCTGGGCGCTTGTGGAGCAGGACTGTGCAGACTACCTGAGGCGGGGGCTGGACAAGCTTCAGACAGGCGCTTCGCTGCAGGCTGCTGAAGCCGTGGTTGCCCCTGAAGGCTTGAAGACCTGGATGGACGCCTTCCGCGAGCTGCAGGGTGCCCAGATCTGGGCAACCCATGGGGAGTGGATCGGGCGGGAGCAGCCGGTCTTCGGGCCGGATATTGCCGCCCGGTTCGCTTGGGCGGCGGAGCTGGCCGGGGCGGATCACAGCCCGGCCGCTATGCTGCGCAGCCGGATCACTCAGCGGCTGCGGGCGCTGCTCGGGAAGGACGGCTGTCTCGTCCTTCCGACCGTGCCGGGTCCGGCCCCGCTGCGCGGCGCGGGACCCGGGCAGCTGGAGCGGAGCCGCAGCAGCGCCATGATGCTCAGCTGCCTGTCCGGACTGGCCGGGCTGCCGCAGGTTACGCTGCCGGTGCCCGGCCCCGGCGGACTGCCGCTGGGGTTGTCCGTCATCGGCGGGCACGGACAAGATCTGAGACTCCTGTCCTGGATACAGGAGGTATGGAAGTAG
- the ggt gene encoding gamma-glutamyltransferase produces the protein MSRGPVTGTKTMVVSPHYLASAAGAQVLAKGGNAYDAAVAVSAALAVVYPHMTGLGGDAFWLGYSASEGRVRAYNGSGRSGYAVRRDCYAGEEAIPRRGVRSAITVPGMADSWSAVQREYGRLTLAEVLEPAIGYSAGGFPLSPDQHGGSVLAGAALSPEAAAVYLPGGRIPAAGERFVQRQLAGTLRTLAAGGRDAFYKGSIAEEISDYMQASGGYLTRDDFADHQGSWEEPLQTEYHGHTVYQVPPNSQGFTALMALNILEHSNFAEIRHGSYEYYHLLVEALKLSFCDRDQVLTDPSFSSIPLDRLLSKPYAAQLAAAISPRKALALSSEPVGRDTAYAAVVDEEGNSVSFIQSLYFEFGSGVVAGNTGILLQNRGSFFSLDPAHVNTLEPHKRTFHTLMPAMACRDGKPAYLYGTQGGEGQPQTQTLLLTRMLHYGMDPQTAVSEPRFVWGRTWGEPTQGLRIENRVEEAVRAELAEAGHLVREAESYDGVMGHAHAISIDGNGYRSGGTDPRSDGAAIGW, from the coding sequence ATGAGTAGAGGACCGGTGACCGGAACGAAAACGATGGTAGTCAGCCCGCATTATCTGGCCTCGGCAGCGGGCGCGCAAGTTTTGGCCAAAGGCGGCAACGCCTATGATGCGGCCGTTGCAGTCAGCGCGGCGCTGGCTGTGGTCTACCCGCATATGACCGGGCTCGGCGGCGACGCCTTTTGGCTGGGGTACAGCGCCAGCGAAGGGCGCGTGCGGGCTTACAACGGCAGCGGACGCTCGGGCTACGCCGTCCGCCGGGACTGCTATGCCGGGGAGGAAGCCATTCCCCGGCGGGGTGTGCGCAGCGCCATTACGGTGCCCGGAATGGCGGATAGCTGGTCAGCCGTCCAGCGGGAGTATGGACGGCTGACCCTGGCCGAGGTGCTGGAGCCGGCTATCGGCTACAGCGCCGGGGGCTTTCCGCTGTCGCCGGATCAGCATGGCGGCAGCGTACTGGCCGGAGCCGCGCTGTCACCCGAAGCGGCGGCGGTGTATCTTCCCGGCGGCCGGATACCGGCGGCGGGAGAGCGGTTTGTGCAGCGGCAGCTGGCCGGGACGCTGCGGACGCTTGCGGCGGGAGGCCGGGATGCTTTTTATAAAGGGAGCATTGCGGAAGAGATCAGTGATTATATGCAGGCTTCCGGCGGGTACCTGACCCGCGATGATTTCGCGGATCACCAGGGGAGCTGGGAAGAGCCGCTCCAGACGGAGTACCATGGGCATACCGTCTATCAGGTTCCGCCGAACTCGCAGGGCTTCACGGCGCTCATGGCGCTTAATATCCTGGAGCATTCTAACTTCGCGGAGATCAGGCACGGCTCCTATGAGTATTATCATCTGCTGGTTGAGGCGCTGAAGCTGAGCTTCTGTGACCGGGACCAGGTGCTCACCGACCCGTCCTTCAGCAGCATTCCGCTGGACCGTCTGCTGAGTAAGCCCTATGCGGCACAACTCGCGGCGGCAATTTCTCCCCGTAAGGCGCTTGCTCTCAGCAGCGAACCGGTTGGAAGGGACACGGCTTACGCAGCGGTGGTGGATGAAGAGGGTAATTCAGTCTCGTTCATCCAGAGTCTGTATTTCGAATTCGGGTCGGGGGTTGTGGCGGGGAATACGGGAATTCTGCTTCAGAACCGCGGGTCCTTCTTCTCGCTTGATCCCGCCCATGTCAATACGCTGGAGCCCCACAAGCGCACCTTCCACACGCTGATGCCGGCGATGGCCTGCCGGGACGGGAAGCCGGCTTATCTCTATGGCACGCAGGGCGGTGAAGGACAGCCGCAGACGCAGACCCTGTTGCTCACGCGCATGCTTCACTATGGGATGGACCCGCAGACTGCGGTGAGTGAACCGCGCTTCGTCTGGGGCAGAACCTGGGGGGAGCCGACTCAGGGGCTGCGGATCGAGAATCGGGTAGAGGAAGCCGTGCGGGCGGAGCTGGCGGAAGCGGGGCATCTGGTTCGTGAGGCAGAGAGTTATGACGGGGTGATGGGGCACGCCCATGCTATTTCGATTGATGGTAACGGCTACCGCAGCGGGGGGACGGACCCTCGCTCTGATGGAGCGGCTATCGGGTGGTAG
- a CDS encoding ABC transporter permease has product MSPKPGNESATLTPLAGRSGRWYSLRLEYDSSRTRSPWWTPILSVVLALLLCAVFIAANGMSPLVVYEKMFRGAFGTSYGFTETMVKAIPLLLCGLGIAVAYRISVWNIGAEGQLTVGDMAATAVTIYFPDLSSFWSITLMLVFGTAAGALWGLMTAVPRTHFGVNELITSLMLNYVALLALDYVVFGPWKDPKGFNFPGSPMFTAAQSLPVLGSTRLHIGLVFGLVAVLIYYLMIRFTRWGYELRLIGANPTAARYAGIHIKKHIIIVMLISGGLAGIAGMAEVSGVTHKLMQGISPGYGYTAIIVAWLAKLNPLGLIVTSILFGGLIVGGYSVQTIGLPSSISEMLQGAILFFLIAGDMIHRFRIRRSA; this is encoded by the coding sequence ATGAGTCCGAAGCCTGGAAATGAGTCTGCAACGCTTACGCCGCTGGCGGGGCGCAGCGGGAGGTGGTACTCCCTCAGGCTGGAATATGATTCAAGCCGTACCCGTTCACCGTGGTGGACGCCTATTCTGTCGGTTGTTCTGGCGCTTTTGCTCTGTGCGGTGTTCATCGCCGCTAATGGAATGAGCCCGCTGGTTGTCTATGAGAAAATGTTCCGCGGAGCCTTCGGCACCTCCTACGGCTTCACAGAAACCATGGTCAAGGCTATTCCGCTGCTGCTCTGTGGACTAGGCATTGCTGTGGCTTACCGGATCTCCGTGTGGAATATCGGGGCAGAGGGCCAGCTGACGGTAGGTGATATGGCGGCTACTGCGGTAACGATCTATTTCCCCGACCTGTCTTCCTTCTGGTCTATCACGCTGATGCTGGTTTTCGGTACAGCAGCCGGAGCATTGTGGGGCCTGATGACGGCGGTGCCGCGGACCCATTTCGGTGTCAATGAGTTGATTACCTCGCTGATGCTGAACTACGTGGCCTTGCTGGCTTTGGATTACGTAGTGTTCGGCCCCTGGAAGGACCCGAAGGGGTTCAACTTCCCGGGTTCGCCGATGTTCACGGCCGCCCAGTCCCTGCCGGTGCTTGGAAGTACCCGGCTGCATATCGGGCTGGTCTTCGGCCTCGTGGCCGTGCTGATCTATTATCTGATGATCCGGTTCACCCGCTGGGGCTATGAGCTGCGTCTGATCGGCGCCAATCCCACAGCCGCCCGGTATGCGGGTATTCACATCAAGAAGCATATTATCATCGTCATGCTGATTAGCGGCGGCCTTGCCGGGATTGCCGGCATGGCTGAAGTGTCGGGGGTTACGCATAAGCTGATGCAGGGGATCTCTCCGGGCTATGGCTATACGGCGATCATCGTAGCCTGGCTTGCCAAGCTGAACCCGCTGGGCCTGATTGTGACTTCGATTCTGTTCGGCGGCCTGATTGTAGGCGGCTATAGTGTTCAGACGATCGGACTGCCTTCGTCCATATCGGAAATGCTGCAGGGGGCGATCCTGTTCTTCCTGATTGCCGGCGACATGATTCACCGGTTCCGCATCCGCCGGAGCGCATAA
- a CDS encoding PH domain-containing protein, translated as MAIFNGLLGNATQVELGEVQREYGRILASNEKIERAYKLVRDMFIFTDKRLILVDKQGMTGKKTEYHSVPYKSITHYSVETAGHFDLDAELCLYISGAGLPLKKTFNKSVDIYEVQAVLSQYILK; from the coding sequence ATGGCGATTTTTAACGGATTGCTCGGCAATGCAACTCAGGTGGAGCTGGGGGAGGTGCAGCGGGAATACGGACGGATTCTGGCTTCGAATGAAAAGATTGAGCGCGCCTATAAGCTGGTCCGGGACATGTTTATTTTTACAGACAAGCGGCTGATTCTTGTAGACAAGCAGGGGATGACCGGAAAGAAAACCGAATACCACTCTGTTCCTTACAAAAGCATCACTCATTACTCTGTAGAGACGGCGGGGCATTTCGATCTGGATGCGGAGCTGTGCTTGTATATCTCTGGTGCGGGGCTGCCGCTGAAGAAAACCTTCAACAAATCGGTCGATATCTATGAAGTGCAGGCTGTGCTGTCCCAATATATCCTGAAATAA
- a CDS encoding ABC transporter permease: MDFTTQLLIAAISAGTPLLLATLGGILTERAGIIQLGAEGLMLMGAVTTCIVYIRSGNLILALLSAVAITALLGMVHSFLCVTLRANQTMSGLAMTLFGSGLSAYVGKSISGIPLPGSLPKLDLEILKPVPVLGELFGRLDLLTWFSLLLVLVLHLLIHHTSWGLHLRAVGDNPATADVMGIRVQLIRYCYVTAGAALIGLAGADMVLAYAPTWNEGLTAGRGWIAVGLVIFARWNPLRALFCAYFFGALDSLGFRIQLLGSAVPSYFLKMIPYVVTILVLMYLGYRNRNKPSGTPESLGTPYIREQRF; encoded by the coding sequence ATGGATTTCACTACACAGTTATTAATCGCCGCTATTTCCGCCGGAACACCGCTGCTGCTGGCTACGCTGGGAGGCATTCTGACCGAACGGGCCGGCATTATCCAGCTTGGCGCGGAGGGGCTGATGCTGATGGGGGCAGTGACGACTTGTATCGTCTACATCCGCAGCGGGAATCTGATTCTTGCGCTGCTCTCGGCGGTAGCCATTACCGCTCTTCTGGGTATGGTTCATTCGTTCTTATGTGTCACGCTGAGGGCGAATCAGACGATGTCGGGCCTGGCCATGACGCTGTTCGGCAGCGGCCTTAGCGCTTATGTGGGCAAGTCGATCAGCGGCATTCCGCTTCCCGGCAGTCTGCCCAAGCTGGATCTGGAGATACTGAAGCCGGTGCCGGTGCTCGGGGAGCTTTTTGGAAGGCTGGATCTGCTGACCTGGTTCAGTCTTCTGCTCGTCCTTGTGCTGCATCTGCTGATTCACCATACCTCGTGGGGGCTGCATCTGCGGGCAGTCGGCGACAATCCGGCTACTGCGGACGTCATGGGCATTCGTGTGCAGCTGATCCGTTACTGCTATGTTACTGCAGGAGCGGCGCTGATTGGTCTGGCCGGTGCGGATATGGTGTTGGCCTATGCACCGACCTGGAATGAAGGGCTGACCGCCGGGCGGGGCTGGATCGCCGTGGGTCTGGTGATTTTCGCCAGATGGAATCCGCTGCGCGCTCTCTTCTGCGCCTACTTCTTCGGAGCGCTCGATTCGCTGGGCTTCCGTATTCAGCTGCTGGGGAGTGCGGTGCCGTCTTATTTTCTGAAAATGATTCCTTACGTCGTAACGATTCTCGTATTGATGTACTTGGGATACCGCAACCGCAACAAGCCCTCCGGTACGCCGGAATCGCTGGGAACCCCTTATATCCGCGAACAGCGGTTCTAG
- a CDS encoding BMP family ABC transporter substrate-binding protein, translating to MKQRGQVFKFSIITMFLLAVVLTGCAKNNTVSNTDAAATAAPSAASTPEGSEAAATTEPAAKKPTVAFVYIGPPGDGGYTYQHDQGRLYMEKELGIKADFVENVPESADAERIITELAQNHDIVFTTSFGYMDFTLNVAGKFPNVKFLHASGYKTAENMGTYFGKNYQASYLSGIAAGKMTKKNHLGYVGAFPISEVIYNLNAFTLGAQSVNPAVKVDVVWTNTWYDPATERQAAISLLDKGADVLLAYQDSPATLQAAAERGAFAGGNDSDMSKYAPDNYLTNPVWNWGPYYVKAVQSVMDGTWKSEQYSGDMADGMVELAPLGNKVPEDVKKLVEDAKAKIISGGLEVFTGPISDNKGNVTVKDGQKLTLEEVLGMNWLVKGVEGAIPQ from the coding sequence ATGAAACAAAGGGGTCAGGTATTCAAATTCAGCATCATCACGATGTTCCTGCTGGCGGTGGTTCTAACGGGGTGCGCGAAGAATAATACGGTGTCTAATACAGATGCAGCGGCAACGGCGGCGCCTTCGGCGGCAAGTACACCGGAAGGCAGCGAGGCTGCGGCAACAACTGAGCCGGCAGCGAAGAAGCCGACGGTTGCTTTTGTCTATATCGGGCCTCCGGGTGACGGCGGGTATACGTATCAGCATGATCAGGGCCGTCTGTACATGGAGAAGGAGTTAGGGATTAAGGCGGATTTCGTTGAAAATGTACCGGAAAGCGCCGATGCCGAGCGGATCATCACAGAGCTTGCGCAGAACCATGATATCGTGTTCACTACAAGCTTCGGCTATATGGATTTCACCTTGAATGTGGCGGGCAAATTCCCTAACGTGAAGTTCCTGCACGCCTCCGGTTACAAGACCGCCGAGAACATGGGGACTTACTTCGGCAAAAACTATCAGGCAAGCTATCTGTCGGGGATCGCAGCAGGCAAAATGACGAAGAAAAACCATCTCGGCTATGTGGGAGCCTTCCCGATCAGCGAGGTGATCTATAATCTGAACGCCTTCACGCTTGGTGCGCAGAGTGTCAATCCGGCGGTTAAGGTGGATGTGGTGTGGACGAATACCTGGTATGACCCTGCTACGGAGCGTCAGGCGGCAATCAGCTTGCTCGACAAAGGGGCGGATGTCTTGCTGGCGTATCAGGATTCACCGGCTACCCTTCAGGCTGCGGCGGAACGGGGAGCTTTTGCCGGGGGAAATGACTCGGATATGAGCAAGTATGCACCGGACAACTACTTAACCAACCCTGTATGGAACTGGGGTCCTTATTATGTAAAAGCTGTACAGTCTGTGATGGACGGAACCTGGAAAAGTGAGCAGTATTCCGGCGATATGGCGGACGGCATGGTGGAGCTGGCACCGCTGGGCAACAAGGTTCCCGAGGATGTGAAGAAGCTGGTGGAGGATGCCAAGGCCAAGATCATCAGCGGCGGGCTGGAGGTATTCACCGGACCGATCTCGGACAACAAGGGCAATGTAACTGTTAAGGACGGCCAAAAGCTAACCCTTGAAGAGGTGCTTGGCATGAACTGGCTGGTCAAGGGTGTCGAGGGCGCGATTCCGCAATAA
- a CDS encoding ABC transporter ATP-binding protein, which translates to MQDPSVEMRGIVKTFGAVTASDQVDFSANAGEIHALLGENGAGKSTVMSMLSGVYRADAGEILIHGKPARIRSPKDAALLGVGMVFQNFRLVQSLTAAENIVLGEKSSFWRGSRWIKRKHEEIEVLGERFGLKFPVGRPIWQLSVGEQQRVEIVKTLYRGADIIILDEPTSVLTPGEAEQLFETLQVMKQAGKTVIMTTHKMKEVMASSDRISVMRKGKMIASLMTGETDELELARLMVGREVTISRQEREATAGEPLLIVRDLEVAADHGRKALDSLSLTVHEGEIVGVAGVAGNGQKELAEVLTGLRAWRTGEIRFDGSPVKTASVRGAIDSGISHVPENRMKSGLAGRLGSVDNLLFKSYRSAEHSRFGFLKAARNRSWSQELVRRFNVKTPELDTPVQQLSGGNQQKLLFAREVSHRPKLMVAVHPTQGLDVGAAAGVHELLMELRSSGSGVLLISEDLDELLQLSDRILVIYDGSIIGESDHEQADREQIGLMMAGIRSREGSAV; encoded by the coding sequence ATGCAGGACCCTTCGGTTGAAATGCGCGGGATAGTGAAGACATTCGGTGCTGTAACAGCCAGCGATCAAGTTGATTTTTCGGCAAATGCGGGGGAGATTCACGCGCTGCTCGGGGAGAACGGGGCAGGGAAAAGCACAGTCATGAGCATGCTGTCAGGAGTGTACCGGGCGGACGCCGGGGAGATTCTCATTCATGGCAAACCGGCCAGAATCCGTTCCCCGAAGGATGCGGCATTGCTCGGTGTAGGCATGGTCTTTCAGAACTTCAGACTGGTGCAGAGCCTTACAGCGGCGGAGAATATCGTGCTTGGCGAAAAGTCGTCTTTCTGGCGCGGCAGCAGATGGATCAAACGTAAGCATGAAGAGATAGAGGTGCTTGGAGAACGTTTTGGCCTGAAATTTCCCGTCGGCCGGCCGATCTGGCAGCTGTCTGTCGGCGAGCAGCAACGTGTTGAGATTGTCAAGACGCTGTACCGGGGGGCAGACATCATCATTCTGGATGAGCCGACTTCGGTGCTCACGCCGGGGGAGGCGGAGCAGCTGTTCGAGACCCTTCAGGTGATGAAGCAGGCGGGCAAGACAGTGATCATGACCACGCATAAAATGAAGGAGGTCATGGCCTCCTCAGACCGGATATCCGTGATGCGCAAGGGGAAAATGATTGCTTCACTGATGACAGGCGAGACGGATGAGCTGGAGCTGGCCCGGCTTATGGTGGGCCGGGAGGTTACGATCAGCCGGCAGGAGCGCGAGGCGACGGCCGGAGAGCCGCTGCTGATCGTCCGCGATCTGGAGGTCGCAGCAGATCATGGCCGCAAGGCACTGGATTCCCTGTCGCTTACTGTTCATGAAGGCGAAATTGTGGGCGTGGCCGGAGTCGCGGGCAACGGGCAGAAGGAGCTGGCTGAGGTATTGACGGGGCTTAGAGCATGGAGGACGGGCGAGATCCGGTTTGACGGCAGTCCTGTGAAAACAGCTTCGGTAAGAGGGGCGATCGATTCGGGCATCTCGCATGTGCCGGAGAACCGGATGAAGAGCGGTCTGGCCGGACGGCTGGGGTCAGTTGACAACCTGCTGTTCAAGTCTTACCGCAGCGCGGAGCATTCCCGGTTCGGCTTCCTGAAGGCGGCCAGGAACCGCTCCTGGTCGCAGGAGCTGGTCCGCCGCTTCAATGTGAAGACGCCGGAGCTGGATACTCCCGTGCAGCAATTGTCCGGCGGGAATCAGCAGAAGCTGCTGTTCGCCCGCGAGGTCAGCCACCGTCCGAAGCTGATGGTGGCCGTGCACCCGACGCAAGGGCTGGATGTCGGCGCGGCGGCAGGGGTGCATGAGCTGCTGATGGAGCTGCGGAGCTCCGGCAGCGGGGTGCTGTTAATCTCCGAGGATCTGGATGAACTGCTGCAGTTATCCGACCGTATACTGGTGATCTATGACGGTTCCATTATAGGCGAGAGCGACCATGAGCAGGCGGACCGGGAACAAATCGGCCTGATGATGGCCGGCATCCGGAGCAGGGAGGGAAGTGCTGTATGA